One Argonema galeatum A003/A1 genomic region harbors:
- a CDS encoding NAD(P)H-quinone oxidoreductase subunit N: MALIATGKDLIRALEKTGALGVYAPLEGGFEGRYQRRIRAAGYNTLNITARGLGDVAMYLTGVHGVRPPHLGKKSLGSGAAVGYVYYVPPIVNYQLEQLPPKSKGLVLWIIEGQILSRQEVEYLANLPSMEPRVKLVVEMGGDRAFRWTPLRDTLLAA, from the coding sequence ATGGCATTAATCGCAACTGGGAAGGATCTAATTCGAGCCCTGGAAAAGACAGGCGCACTGGGGGTCTACGCACCTCTTGAGGGAGGATTTGAAGGTCGCTACCAACGGCGGATACGGGCAGCTGGCTATAATACCCTGAATATAACTGCGCGGGGGCTGGGTGATGTGGCGATGTACTTGACTGGGGTTCATGGGGTGCGTCCTCCCCACTTAGGTAAGAAAAGCCTCGGTAGCGGTGCAGCAGTCGGCTATGTGTACTATGTGCCACCGATCGTCAATTATCAGCTCGAACAGCTGCCGCCCAAGTCCAAGGGACTGGTGCTGTGGATAATAGAAGGCCAGATTCTTTCCCGTCAAGAGGTTGAATATTTGGCGAATTTGCCCAGTATGGAGCCGCGAGTTAAGTTAGTGGTGGAAATGGGAGGCGATCGGGCCTTCCGCTGGACACCCCTCAGAGACACTTTGCTTGCCGCTTAA
- a CDS encoding vWA domain-containing protein, protein MLENRDYTLIIDKSGSMSLTDLPGGQSRWVAMQESTLALAGKCEQLDPDGLTVYLFSGKFKRYENVTTSKVAQIFHENEPSGRTDLAGVLQDALNNYFQRKAARQTKANGETILVVTDGEPDDRKAVMRVIIEASRRIDRDEELAISFIQVGTDAQATKFLKVLDDELQNAGAKFDIVDTVTMDDMEDMTLTEVLLNAITD, encoded by the coding sequence ATGCTTGAGAATCGTGATTATACCTTAATAATTGACAAAAGCGGCAGTATGTCGCTAACAGACCTGCCGGGTGGGCAAAGTCGTTGGGTTGCAATGCAGGAGTCTACCCTCGCCTTAGCCGGTAAATGCGAACAGCTTGACCCAGATGGTCTCACAGTTTATCTGTTTTCCGGTAAATTTAAACGCTATGAGAATGTAACTACCAGCAAAGTTGCTCAAATATTCCACGAAAACGAGCCATCTGGACGGACTGACTTAGCAGGTGTCCTCCAAGATGCCCTTAACAACTATTTTCAGCGCAAGGCAGCTAGGCAAACCAAGGCAAATGGAGAAACCATTTTAGTGGTGACCGATGGTGAACCGGACGATCGCAAAGCTGTGATGCGTGTAATTATAGAAGCATCTCGACGTATCGATCGGGATGAAGAATTGGCTATTTCTTTCATTCAAGTCGGCACTGACGCTCAGGCAACCAAGTTCCTCAAAGTTTTGGATGACGAACTGCAAAATGCTGGTGCGAAGTTTGATATTGTAGACACAGTAACTATGGATGACATGGAAGATATGACCCTGACTGAAGTTCTGCTTAATGCTATCACTGACTAA
- a CDS encoding salt stress protein, Slr1339 family translates to MESIDDLLADIKAEYEEKEKPKTPKKQQPLKEERSPQLPQIPAPQTQVYWQNNLSRSSPEDNLLAEIKAEFEEQNKPSQAKKQPTLKWEESRQQLPSVPLPLEQVSWQKTIVPSSAENSLLVELKAEVEEKQKEEELKKQQQLKEEQLRQEQIKQQQRQALTKEAQEWLKKLNIRSAEGLWFEEFAYDYPSKLEAAIDYLQALRETKP, encoded by the coding sequence ATGGAATCGATAGATGATTTATTAGCCGATATCAAAGCTGAATATGAAGAAAAAGAGAAACCCAAAACTCCGAAAAAACAGCAACCTTTGAAAGAGGAACGATCTCCTCAGCTACCACAAATACCCGCGCCTCAAACTCAGGTTTATTGGCAAAACAATCTCTCTCGTTCTTCGCCAGAGGATAATTTATTAGCTGAGATTAAAGCAGAGTTTGAGGAACAAAACAAACCCTCCCAAGCAAAAAAACAGCCAACTTTGAAATGGGAAGAATCTCGTCAGCAACTACCAAGCGTACCCCTTCCTCTAGAGCAAGTTTCTTGGCAAAAAACTATTGTTCCATCCTCTGCTGAAAATAGCTTACTTGTCGAACTAAAGGCGGAGGTTGAAGAAAAACAGAAAGAAGAAGAACTGAAAAAACAGCAACAACTGAAAGAAGAACAACTTCGACAAGAACAAATTAAGCAGCAACAACGGCAAGCATTGACAAAAGAAGCTCAAGAGTGGTTGAAAAAGTTAAATATACGTTCAGCAGAGGGGCTGTGGTTTGAAGAATTTGCCTACGACTACCCTTCCAAATTGGAGGCGGCGATCGATTACTTGCAAGCTTTGCGAGAAACTAAGCCGTAA
- a CDS encoding VWA domain-containing protein has product MLEDRDYTLIIDKSGSMSTPDQTGGRTRWQTAQESTLAVARKCEQFDPDGITLYLFSGRFKRLDNVTSSKVAQIFQENDPSGTTDLAGVLKDATDNYFQRKAAGQTKANGETILVVTDGEPDDRKAVMRVIIEASRHLDRDEELAISFIQVGTDQTASKFLKALDDDLQTAGAKFDIVDTVTLDDMEGMTLTEVLLNAISD; this is encoded by the coding sequence TTGTTGGAAGACCGAGATTATACATTAATTATTGACAAAAGCGGCAGTATGTCTACCCCAGACCAAACGGGTGGTAGAACTCGCTGGCAAACCGCACAAGAGTCTACCCTAGCAGTAGCGAGAAAATGCGAACAGTTTGACCCTGATGGAATTACGCTTTACCTATTTTCAGGCAGGTTCAAACGGTTGGACAACGTGACATCTAGCAAAGTCGCCCAGATATTTCAAGAAAACGATCCTTCTGGCACTACTGACTTAGCGGGTGTACTAAAAGATGCCACAGATAACTACTTTCAACGTAAAGCAGCGGGTCAAACAAAGGCAAATGGCGAGACGATTTTGGTAGTCACCGATGGTGAACCGGACGATCGCAAAGCTGTGATGCGAGTAATTATTGAGGCATCTCGCCATCTGGATAGAGATGAAGAATTAGCGATTTCCTTCATTCAAGTTGGCACAGATCAAACGGCAAGCAAGTTTCTCAAAGCCTTGGATGACGATTTGCAAACCGCTGGTGCCAAATTTGACATTGTTGATACAGTAACGCTTGATGATATGGAGGGGATGACTCTGACCGAAGTGTTGCTAAATGCGATTAGCGACTAA
- a CDS encoding vWA domain-containing protein translates to MENRDYTLIIDKSGSMSTPDQPGGRSRWETAQESTLAIARKCEQFDPDGITVYLFSSRFKRYDNVTSTKVAQIFQENDPAGTTNLAGVLQDATNRYFERKAAGQTKPSGETIIVVTDGEPDDRKGVMKAIIEASRQMDTDEELAITMIQVGSDATASRFLKALDDDLQGAGAKFDICDTLTMDDMADMTLAEVLLNAVND, encoded by the coding sequence ATGGAAAATAGAGATTATACCTTAATTATTGACAAAAGCGGCAGTATGTCTACGCCGGATCAGCCGGGTGGTAGAAGCCGCTGGGAAACGGCACAGGAATCTACTCTGGCAATAGCAAGAAAATGCGAACAGTTCGATCCTGATGGCATCACGGTTTACCTCTTTTCCAGCCGCTTCAAAAGATACGACAATGTAACTTCCACTAAAGTCGCACAAATCTTTCAAGAAAATGACCCTGCTGGCACCACTAACTTAGCTGGCGTGCTACAAGATGCAACTAACCGTTATTTTGAGCGTAAAGCAGCGGGTCAGACCAAGCCTAGCGGAGAAACTATTATAGTGGTGACGGATGGTGAACCGGACGATCGCAAAGGCGTGATGAAAGCGATTATTGAAGCATCTCGCCAGATGGACACAGATGAAGAACTGGCAATTACGATGATTCAAGTGGGTTCAGATGCAACGGCAAGCCGGTTTCTCAAAGCTTTGGATGATGACCTTCAGGGTGCTGGGGCGAAGTTTGATATCTGTGACACTCTAACTATGGATGACATGGCAGATATGACTTTAGCTGAAGTGCTGCTAAACGCAGTTAATGATTAG
- the ldpA gene encoding circadian clock protein LdpA, which translates to MANISYPLRSLKEGYWFKLICGASFQHLPAVRNITLAYTLAGADCIDVSADRAAIAAAQEALRAAACLSTQAKQRGFGFDGLPWLMVSLNDGEDPHFRKAEFNSTECPTECPRPCESICPAQAIVFDRANDQFSGVVDPLCYGCGRCLPICPSQLIFARSYVSTPEAIAPLVLETGVDALEIHTQIGRQKDFERLWIAIAPRINRLKLIAISCPDGEGLIDYLRSLYDLINPLPCPLIWQTDGRPMSGDIGAGTTHAAVKLGQKVLSAGLPGYVQLAGGTNSHTVSKLKAMGLLKNSSPGHSALKPKHLSIAGIAYGSYARVLLSPILDRLEKTEMVSTPAAGKEISPTQHSVCLEDEPELLWQAVALAHNLVSQIKSA; encoded by the coding sequence GTGGCTAATATCTCCTATCCTTTACGTTCTTTAAAGGAGGGGTACTGGTTTAAGCTGATCTGCGGAGCCAGTTTCCAACACCTCCCTGCCGTTCGGAATATTACTCTGGCATATACTTTGGCGGGCGCTGACTGTATTGACGTTTCCGCCGATCGCGCTGCGATCGCGGCTGCACAAGAAGCGTTACGCGCTGCTGCGTGTCTTAGCACCCAAGCCAAACAGCGAGGGTTTGGCTTTGATGGTTTGCCGTGGCTGATGGTGAGTTTGAATGATGGGGAAGATCCCCATTTTCGCAAGGCGGAATTTAACTCAACTGAGTGTCCGACGGAATGCCCCCGTCCCTGCGAAAGTATTTGCCCAGCTCAAGCAATTGTGTTCGATCGCGCTAATGACCAATTTTCTGGAGTTGTCGATCCCCTATGCTATGGCTGCGGTAGGTGTTTGCCAATTTGTCCGAGCCAGTTGATTTTTGCGCGTTCTTATGTATCGACGCCGGAAGCGATCGCACCCTTAGTGCTGGAAACAGGGGTGGATGCACTGGAAATCCATACGCAAATAGGGCGTCAGAAAGATTTTGAAAGACTTTGGATCGCGATCGCACCCAGGATTAATCGACTCAAACTGATCGCCATCAGCTGTCCCGATGGTGAAGGACTGATTGACTACTTGCGATCGCTCTATGACTTAATCAATCCCCTCCCTTGTCCCCTCATTTGGCAGACCGACGGGCGTCCCATGAGCGGTGATATTGGCGCGGGAACCACCCATGCAGCCGTGAAATTAGGTCAAAAAGTGTTGTCCGCCGGGTTACCGGGATATGTGCAATTAGCAGGAGGCACCAACAGCCACACCGTTAGCAAGCTAAAAGCAATGGGCTTACTCAAAAATTCTTCTCCTGGGCACTCAGCACTAAAGCCGAAGCACTTATCGATCGCAGGGATTGCCTATGGTAGCTATGCTCGCGTACTGTTGTCGCCAATTCTAGATCGATTAGAAAAAACAGAAATGGTTTCTACCCCAGCAGCAGGCAAAGAAATCTCTCCCACTCAACACTCAGTTTGTCTGGAAGATGAACCCGAACTTCTCTGGCAAGCTGTGGCCTTAGCGCATAACCTGGTTTCTCAAATTAAGTCAGCCTAA
- a CDS encoding R3H domain-containing nucleic acid-binding protein yields MQITDDLNKLLEILPQELRQILENHPSRNSLVEVVMDLGRRPEARFPGKAEYLSDRPISAEDLNYCIQRVGHFSGDNRAGIEQTLHRISGIRNRSGEIIGLTCRVGRAVFGTIGMIRDLVETGKSILMLGRPGVGKTTALREIARVLADELDKRVVIIDTSNEIAGDGDVPHPAIGRARRMQVARPELQHQVMIEAVENHMPEVIVIDEIGTELEALAARTIAERGVQLVGTAHGNQIENLIKNPTLSDLVGGIQAVTLGDEEARRRGSQKTVLERKAPPTFEIAVEMLERQRWVIHENTADTVDNLLRGRQPNPQVRTVSETGEVKITRESPSTPTIATTTLTGSNARSSGWRASGQMMPLPAKPETERSSEEKSFEQLLNASFQQPMLFDSDTKNSGPNGEDLPLHVYPYGVSRHQLEQVVRLLNLPMVLTKDLDSADAVLALRSHVKNHSKLRHVAKAHHVPIHTIKDSTIPQITHALQRMLNIDDTGLPESADLRLFTQSGSEDELEALEEARLAVEQIVIPKGQPVELLPRAATVRKMQHELVEHYRLRSTSFGDEPNRRLRIYPA; encoded by the coding sequence ATGCAGATTACAGACGATCTGAATAAATTGCTGGAAATTTTGCCCCAAGAACTTCGACAGATCTTGGAGAATCACCCCTCCCGGAACAGTTTAGTTGAAGTAGTGATGGACTTAGGCCGACGCCCAGAAGCCCGCTTCCCAGGTAAGGCCGAATATTTGTCAGATCGGCCTATTTCGGCAGAAGACCTGAATTATTGCATACAACGGGTAGGACATTTTAGCGGCGATAACCGCGCTGGCATTGAGCAAACTCTACACCGAATCAGCGGCATTCGCAATCGCAGCGGGGAAATTATTGGCTTGACCTGTCGCGTTGGGCGGGCCGTCTTTGGCACGATCGGCATGATCCGCGACTTGGTAGAGACTGGAAAGTCTATTCTGATGCTGGGGCGTCCTGGCGTTGGTAAAACAACTGCTTTACGAGAAATCGCCCGCGTTTTAGCGGATGAACTCGATAAGCGGGTTGTCATTATCGACACTTCTAATGAAATTGCCGGTGATGGAGACGTTCCCCACCCGGCTATAGGTCGGGCCAGAAGGATGCAAGTTGCCCGTCCCGAACTTCAGCATCAGGTGATGATTGAGGCAGTGGAAAACCATATGCCAGAAGTCATCGTCATTGATGAAATCGGTACGGAACTGGAAGCTTTAGCCGCTCGAACCATTGCGGAACGGGGCGTCCAGTTGGTTGGCACCGCTCACGGCAACCAGATTGAGAACTTGATTAAAAATCCAACGCTGTCTGATTTGGTTGGCGGTATTCAGGCTGTGACGCTGGGAGATGAAGAGGCTCGCCGCCGGGGCTCTCAAAAGACAGTGTTGGAGCGCAAAGCACCCCCGACATTTGAAATTGCGGTGGAAATGCTGGAACGGCAGCGCTGGGTGATACACGAGAACACTGCTGACACGGTAGATAACCTGCTGCGGGGACGCCAGCCGAATCCTCAAGTTAGGACGGTTAGCGAAACTGGCGAGGTCAAGATTACACGGGAATCACCCAGTACACCGACGATCGCGACAACGACCCTCACAGGATCGAATGCGCGATCGAGTGGCTGGCGAGCCTCTGGACAGATGATGCCGTTACCTGCAAAACCAGAAACAGAGCGCTCTTCTGAGGAGAAGAGTTTTGAGCAATTGCTGAATGCCTCTTTCCAGCAGCCGATGTTGTTTGATAGCGATACCAAAAATTCCGGGCCAAATGGGGAAGATTTGCCTCTGCACGTCTATCCCTACGGCGTCAGTCGTCATCAACTGGAGCAGGTGGTTCGCTTGCTGAATTTGCCGATGGTGCTGACGAAGGATCTCGATAGCGCGGATGCGGTTTTGGCGCTCAGGTCGCACGTAAAAAACCATTCTAAGTTACGGCACGTTGCCAAAGCTCATCACGTTCCTATCCACACGATTAAGGACAGCACTATTCCCCAGATTACTCATGCTCTACAACGAATGTTGAACATAGATGATACTGGCTTGCCAGAAAGTGCCGATTTGAGGTTGTTTACCCAAAGCGGCTCTGAAGACGAGCTGGAAGCTCTGGAGGAAGCCAGACTTGCTGTGGAGCAAATTGTGATTCCAAAGGGACAGCCGGTGGAGTTGTTGCCTCGCGCTGCTACTGTGCGGAAGATGCAACACGAGCTGGTTGAGCATTACCGCCTGCGATCGACCAGTTTTGGAGATGAGCCCAATCGGCGTCTGCGGATTTATCCAGCTTAG
- a CDS encoding HAD family hydrolase, whose protein sequence is MSVINPKILALDFDGVICDGLSEYFETAWRTYCQFWSPTSLTPPEDLAPRFYSLRPVIEVGWEMPVLLRALLVGIGEEKIWQDWVAIAQQILLEEGLVAADIGRKLDNIRDEWIVSDLSEWLSLHCFYPGIVERLQQLIASPVQLRIITTKEGRFVRQLLQQQNIEMAEGSILGKESQRPKSEILRESIAESAEPPVIWFVEDRLKTLRSVQKQSDLDAVRLYLADWGYNTPAQHESVRQDTRIKLLSLSQFAEDFSAWP, encoded by the coding sequence ATGTCTGTAATTAATCCCAAGATTCTAGCTCTTGACTTTGATGGTGTGATCTGCGATGGGCTGAGCGAGTATTTTGAGACAGCTTGGCGTACTTACTGCCAATTCTGGTCGCCTACGAGTTTGACGCCGCCGGAGGATTTAGCACCCAGGTTCTATAGCCTGCGACCAGTGATTGAGGTAGGCTGGGAGATGCCTGTGCTGCTACGTGCCTTGCTGGTGGGGATTGGTGAGGAAAAGATTTGGCAGGACTGGGTGGCGATCGCACAACAAATCCTTCTCGAAGAAGGTCTTGTGGCGGCAGATATTGGAAGAAAGCTAGATAATATTAGGGATGAATGGATTGTCAGCGATTTAAGCGAATGGTTGAGTCTGCATTGCTTCTATCCCGGCATTGTAGAACGATTGCAACAGCTAATCGCCAGTCCCGTACAACTGAGGATTATCACCACGAAAGAGGGACGGTTTGTTCGGCAGTTATTGCAGCAACAAAATATCGAGATGGCGGAAGGCTCTATATTGGGTAAAGAGTCACAGCGTCCTAAGTCTGAGATTTTACGGGAATCGATCGCAGAGTCAGCTGAACCGCCAGTTATCTGGTTTGTGGAAGATAGGCTAAAAACTTTGCGATCGGTACAAAAACAGTCAGACTTGGATGCTGTGAGGCTCTATCTTGCTGATTGGGGATATAACACGCCAGCACAGCACGAATCTGTTCGCCAAGATACACGGATTAAGCTGTTATCCCTCTCCCAGTTTGCTGAGGATTTCTCGGCTTGGCCTTAA
- a CDS encoding DNA double-strand break repair nuclease NurA, whose amino-acid sequence MLDLTKLARQMQGLSQHLTLEAAASRQRLEVAQKLLEEAYGRQVELEDQIEKWRDRFIFSPPVPVEPLDTCIDIPVPPKAHTVIATDGSQIAPSHHEIAYCYLINIGRVVLHYGQGRHPLLDSLPEVFYRPEDLYVSRQWGIRTEEWMGYRRTVSEAVVLAELSISWAKSQTSPPNPLSVNGEGEKEGEKEGEKEGEKEGGKEGGKEGEVQSAKVPTLAMVDGSLLYWFLDQLPSDACDRLIPPIMEAWSQMRLAGIPLLGYLSASRSSESLNFLRLQACTYSTPNCVVHCDNLEKTPCQVFDPLRDTALWASRLKPGQRGALWRSSNKILNFYDDAQKIYFCYVHVGSEIARIEIPAWVAENSALLDLSLGLMLAQIQKGYGYPVVLAEAHNQAVVKGADRARFFALLEQQMIRAGLRNVGTSYKETRKRGSIA is encoded by the coding sequence ATGCTTGACCTAACAAAATTAGCGCGACAAATGCAAGGTTTGAGCCAACACCTAACCTTGGAGGCGGCGGCGAGTCGCCAACGGTTGGAAGTCGCTCAGAAATTGCTGGAAGAGGCTTATGGCAGACAGGTAGAATTGGAGGATCAAATAGAGAAATGGCGCGATCGCTTCATATTTTCCCCTCCCGTACCAGTTGAGCCATTAGATACCTGCATTGACATTCCAGTTCCTCCAAAAGCTCATACCGTTATCGCCACCGATGGTTCCCAAATTGCTCCCAGTCACCACGAAATTGCCTACTGCTATCTGATAAATATAGGTCGGGTTGTGTTGCACTACGGACAAGGACGCCATCCTTTATTGGATAGTCTACCAGAAGTTTTCTATCGTCCCGAAGATCTGTATGTTTCTCGCCAATGGGGTATTCGCACTGAGGAATGGATGGGTTATCGGCGCACTGTTTCCGAAGCAGTTGTTTTGGCAGAGTTGTCTATAAGTTGGGCAAAAAGTCAAACCTCACCCCCCAACCCCCTCTCCGTTAACGGAGAGGGGGAGAAAGAGGGGGAGAAAGAGGGGGAGAAAGAGGGGGAGAAAGAGGGGGGGAAAGAAGGGGGGAAAGAGGGTGAGGTTCAATCTGCTAAAGTGCCAACTTTGGCAATGGTGGATGGTTCTTTACTCTACTGGTTTTTAGATCAGCTACCATCTGATGCGTGCGATCGCCTTATACCTCCAATCATGGAAGCTTGGTCACAAATGCGCTTAGCTGGCATTCCCCTGCTAGGCTACCTCAGCGCCTCTCGCAGCAGCGAATCCCTCAACTTCCTGCGCTTACAAGCTTGTACCTACTCTACCCCTAACTGCGTCGTCCATTGCGACAACTTAGAGAAAACGCCGTGCCAAGTTTTCGATCCTTTGAGGGATACAGCTCTTTGGGCATCTCGTTTGAAACCGGGACAACGCGGTGCCCTATGGCGCAGTAGTAACAAAATTCTCAATTTCTACGACGATGCTCAGAAAATTTATTTCTGCTACGTCCACGTGGGAAGCGAAATTGCCCGAATTGAAATTCCGGCGTGGGTGGCAGAAAATTCAGCGTTGCTGGATCTATCTCTTGGTTTGATGTTAGCGCAAATTCAGAAAGGTTATGGTTATCCAGTAGTTCTTGCTGAAGCACACAATCAGGCGGTTGTAAAAGGGGCCGATCGCGCTCGTTTCTTTGCCCTTCTCGAACAACAAATGATTAGAGCAGGTTTAAGAAATGTGGGAACATCTTACAAGGAAACTCGCAAGCGTGGTAGCATCGCTTAG
- a CDS encoding MoaF-related domain-containing protein, whose translation MKALKVVLIAVLAVMALAGCTQPSPPQAAQPTAQQTAQQTAQQTAQPQKIEWVGKTFLIDFGELKIKGQFPAANQYKWEYLTGNEKGKTGLETIRLVEIRPNVHINSWVEKDGTAIVEVLDLEKMTVLSYGVKDKKINEYKAKLSEIK comes from the coding sequence ATGAAAGCCCTAAAAGTTGTTTTAATTGCAGTATTAGCAGTAATGGCGTTGGCGGGCTGTACGCAGCCTTCGCCGCCACAAGCCGCACAACCAACGGCACAACAAACTGCACAACAAACTGCACAACAAACTGCACAACCCCAAAAAATTGAATGGGTAGGTAAAACATTCCTGATTGATTTTGGAGAACTAAAAATAAAGGGGCAATTTCCAGCAGCCAACCAGTATAAATGGGAGTATCTTACAGGTAACGAGAAAGGCAAAACCGGGTTAGAAACAATACGCTTAGTAGAAATTCGCCCCAATGTTCATATAAATTCTTGGGTGGAAAAAGACGGGACGGCGATAGTTGAAGTGCTGGATTTGGAAAAAATGACCGTGCTTTCTTACGGTGTTAAGGATAAAAAAATTAATGAGTACAAAGCAAAATTGAGTGAAATAAAGTAA
- the xseB gene encoding exodeoxyribonuclease VII small subunit: protein MINSTDISFQNDWNYEDNVAKIENIVAEIESGKLELAEVFEEFAAAVQHLRQCETFLQQRRQQVDLLIETLVDEPESF, encoded by the coding sequence ATGATTAATTCTACGGATATTTCATTTCAGAATGATTGGAATTACGAAGATAACGTCGCCAAAATTGAAAACATAGTGGCTGAAATTGAATCGGGTAAGTTAGAACTGGCTGAAGTTTTTGAAGAATTTGCGGCTGCTGTTCAACACTTGCGTCAATGCGAAACTTTTTTGCAACAGCGACGACAACAAGTTGATTTGTTGATTGAAACGCTGGTGGATGAGCCAGAATCTTTTTAA
- the xseA gene encoding exodeoxyribonuclease VII large subunit — MTSYLSDTLIPETALSVGGLTDYIQSLLEEDDHLRQIWVFGEVSSANRHPSGLFFTLQDSDGKATIRCVVWTSQLGKLVQTPVRGEQLIILGSIRLYRQRGEYQLTVWQAFPAGEGLQALRYRQLLKRLEAEGLFAQERKRPLPSHPQTIAVVTSPSAAAWGDIRKTLKYRYPGLHVLFSPAQVQGDGAPASIVAAIERVERDGRAEVVILSRGGGAVEDLGCFNDERVVRAIALCSIPVITGIGHQRDESLADLTADFCAHTPTAAAEQVVPELTNLIVEHQERIAAFHEVVNRQLEIAQDKMEQLRNRLRRLRLDRQVQQETQSLSWLRQRLVQATTQRFEQANQHCQLLSQKLETLDPKAVLQRGYAVVRQEDGSIARSAAGLKLGQELLIHLGEGQVKVKVIEILDEILTTKTRKTRRRLKKDDL; from the coding sequence ATGACTTCGTACCTTTCCGATACTCTAATTCCAGAGACAGCTTTATCAGTGGGCGGGTTGACAGACTATATCCAGAGTTTGTTAGAAGAAGATGACCACCTGCGGCAGATATGGGTGTTTGGAGAAGTCTCCAGTGCCAACCGACATCCTAGCGGGTTGTTTTTCACGCTGCAAGACTCAGACGGGAAAGCGACGATTCGCTGCGTGGTGTGGACTAGCCAACTCGGCAAACTGGTACAGACGCCAGTGCGCGGGGAACAGCTGATTATTTTGGGCAGTATCCGTCTCTATCGTCAGCGGGGAGAGTATCAGCTGACTGTTTGGCAGGCTTTTCCGGCGGGGGAGGGGTTGCAAGCGTTGCGTTATCGCCAACTGCTCAAGCGTCTGGAAGCAGAAGGTTTATTTGCCCAGGAAAGAAAGCGTCCGCTTCCTTCTCATCCCCAAACGATCGCTGTCGTCACCTCACCTTCTGCCGCCGCTTGGGGGGATATACGGAAAACACTAAAATATCGATATCCGGGATTGCACGTACTGTTTTCACCGGCTCAAGTGCAGGGGGATGGGGCACCAGCTTCTATTGTGGCAGCGATCGAACGGGTAGAGCGGGATGGTCGGGCGGAAGTAGTAATTTTGTCGCGGGGAGGTGGTGCGGTTGAGGACTTGGGCTGCTTTAATGATGAAAGGGTGGTGAGAGCGATCGCTCTGTGTTCCATTCCGGTTATTACTGGAATTGGTCATCAGCGAGATGAATCTTTAGCTGACTTGACGGCTGATTTCTGCGCTCATACTCCCACAGCTGCGGCTGAGCAAGTTGTGCCGGAACTGACCAATCTAATTGTTGAACATCAAGAGCGAATTGCTGCATTCCATGAAGTTGTAAATCGGCAATTAGAAATAGCTCAAGATAAAATGGAACAGTTGCGAAATCGCTTGCGGCGACTGCGGTTAGACAGACAAGTTCAGCAAGAAACTCAGTCGCTTAGTTGGTTGCGTCAACGTTTGGTGCAAGCAACAACCCAGCGATTTGAGCAAGCTAACCAGCACTGTCAGCTATTATCGCAAAAGTTGGAAACTCTCGATCCAAAAGCGGTACTGCAACGCGGTTATGCGGTAGTCCGACAAGAAGATGGAAGTATTGCTCGTTCTGCTGCTGGTTTAAAATTAGGGCAAGAATTGTTGATTCATCTGGGTGAGGGTCAGGTTAAAGTTAAAGTTATTGAGATTTTGGATGAAATTTTAACCACCAAGACGCGAAAGACAAGAAGAAGATTAAAGAAGGATGATTTATGA